The Lates calcarifer isolate ASB-BC8 linkage group LG14, TLL_Latcal_v3, whole genome shotgun sequence genome has a segment encoding these proteins:
- the naa40 gene encoding N-alpha-acetyltransferase 40 produces the protein MGRKSNRAKEKKARRLEERAAMDAVCAKVDAANKLDDPLAAFPAFKKYDRNGLNLQIECKRVTSLNPLSVEWAFELTRANMQTLYEQSEWGWKEREKREEMNDERAWYLLARDADSAPVAFSHFRFDVECGEEVLYCYEVQLESRVRRKGLGKFLIQILQLIANSTQMKKVMLTVFKHNHGAYQFFREALQFEIDETSPSMSGCCGDDCSYEILSRRTKHGEASAGHTHGGGHCGGCCH, from the exons AGAAAGTCCAACAGAGCAAAGGAGAAGAAAGCCCGGCGTCTGGAGGAGAGGGCGGCCATGGACGCTGTCTGTGCTAAGGTGGACGCAGCCAATAAG CTGGATGACCCACTGGCTGCCTTCCCAGCCTTCAAAAAGTACGACAGAAATGG GCTGAACCTGCAGATAGAGTGTAAGAGAGTGACCTCCCTCAACCCACTGTCTGTGGAGTGGGCCTTCGAACTCACCAGAGCCAACATGCAGACACT GTACGAGCAGAGCGAGTGGGGgtggaaggagagggaaaagagggaggagatgaaCGACGAGAGGGCGTGGTACCTGCTGGCCCGCGACGCAGACTCCGCCCCCGTGGCCTTCTCTCACTTCCGATTCGATGTGGAGTGCGGGGAGGAGGTTTTATATTG CTACGAGGTGCAGTTAGAGAGCAGAGTGCGGAGGAAAGGACTCGGCAAGTTCCTCATCCAGATACTACAGCTCATTGCTAACAG TACACAGATGAAGAAAGTGATGTTGACAGTTTTTAAACACAACCATGGGGCTTACCAGTTCTTCAGAGAAGCTTTACA GTTTGAGATCGATGAAACTTCGCCGAGCATGTCCGGTTGCTGTGGCGACGACTGCTCTTATGAGATCCTGAGCCGGCGGACCAAGCACGGCGAAGCCTCGGCGGGACACACCCACGGGGGCGGCCACTGCGGGGGCTGCTGCCACTGA